The following coding sequences are from one Ornithodoros turicata isolate Travis chromosome 1, ASM3712646v1, whole genome shotgun sequence window:
- the LOC135379138 gene encoding uncharacterized protein LOC135379138: MSVDHQAHPSPPSNPSLSAVAVKLPQFFDRNPAAWFIQAEAQFHLAGVTSQLTKFYHVTSALTPPAADEVYDVLANSSPTTPYDQLKQALLQRTTSSSRSRLQQLLSAEELGDRRPTQLLRRMRQLFGDNSATLDDVLLRELFLQRRPQNVQMVLATAANMSLDQLATLADAVVEVATPSIAATAAPQHPVLPTPSAAASPSGSPQLEELCREFRALASLIAASHAPPQQTRQPYRRRRFSRSPRRYSPSRSNSRDRDGSPATTICWYHRKFGAEARHCLLPCSWQQGNPPAGH, encoded by the coding sequence ATGTCCGTCGACCATCAAGCCCACCCGTCGCCTCCATCGAACCCATCCTTATCTGCAGTGGCTGTCAAGTTACCACAATTTTTTGACCGCAACCCGGCCGCGTGGTTTATCCAAGCGGAGGCGCAATTTCATCTCGCTGGCGTAACATCACAACTGACGAAATTTTACCACGTCACCTCCGCCCTCACCCCACCTGCGGCCGATGAGGTGTACGACGTCCTCGCCAACTCCTCGCCAACCACACCTTACGACCAGCTCAAGCAAGCCCTCCTGCAACGCACCACCTCCTCCAGCCGGTCCCGCCTTCAACAACTGCTATCCGCTGAAGAGCTGGGAGACCGCCGCCCCACACAGCTACTTCGCCGAATGCGGCAGCTGTTTGGCGACAATTCCGCTACCCTGGACGACGTTCTTCTCCGTGAACTATTTTTACAACGTCGGCCACAGAACGTTCAAATGGTTCTGGCAACTGCAGCGAACATGTCACTCGACCAGCTGGCTACGCTCGCAGATGCGGTTGTTGAGGTCGCCACCCCGTCCATCGCTGCCACCGCTGCACCACAACACCCCGTTCTTCCAACACCGTCTGCAGCGGCAAGCCCTTCTGGCTCTCCGCAATTAGAAGAGCTTTGCCGCGAGTTCCGCGCGCTTGCCTCTCTAATTGCAGCATCACACGCTCCACCGCAGCAAACTCGTCAACCCTACCGTCGCCGCCGTTTCAGTCGTAGTCCACGGCGCTATTCTCCTAGCCGCTCGAATAGCAGAGACCGCGACGGAAGCCCGGCGACGACGATTTGCTGGTACCATCGCAAGTTTGGCGCCGAGGCCCGTCATTGCCTACTACCATGTTCTTGGCAGCAGGGAAACCCGCCCGCGGGCCATTGA